Proteins encoded by one window of Nocardia goodfellowii:
- a CDS encoding DUF3093 domain-containing protein gives MSDQPSPVTEHENQTTRIYSERLWVPLWWWPVALGIAGLLAAEIHMGAPGLRAWLPYALMLPVPVWVLLWLSRHRVEVTVASGSSTPELRADRAHLPVNFVARAAIVPKTAKSAALGRQLDPAAYVQHRAWIGAMVLLVLDDPDDPTPYWLVSTRRPEKVLAALGPTVSSDLPSGRQQPSAG, from the coding sequence GTGTCGGACCAGCCCAGCCCCGTGACGGAACACGAAAACCAGACCACCCGGATCTATTCCGAGCGCCTGTGGGTGCCGCTGTGGTGGTGGCCGGTCGCACTGGGTATCGCCGGCTTGCTGGCGGCCGAAATTCATATGGGCGCACCGGGTCTGCGGGCCTGGCTGCCGTACGCGCTGATGCTGCCGGTCCCGGTGTGGGTGCTGCTGTGGCTGAGCCGCCATCGGGTCGAAGTGACTGTGGCGTCCGGTAGTTCGACACCGGAACTGCGGGCCGACCGCGCGCACTTGCCGGTGAATTTCGTGGCCCGCGCGGCGATAGTGCCGAAGACCGCGAAGAGCGCGGCGCTGGGGCGCCAGCTCGACCCCGCCGCCTATGTCCAACATCGCGCCTGGATCGGGGCGATGGTGCTGCTGGTTCTGGATGATCCGGATGACCCCACGCCGTACTGGCTGGTGAGCACCCGGCGACCAGAGAAGGTTCTAGCCGCGCTCGGGCCGACTGTTTCGAGCGACCTGCCGAGCGGTCGCCAGCAGCCGAGCGCGGGCTGA
- the ppgK gene encoding polyphosphate--glucose phosphotransferase, which translates to MSVRGHAFGIDIGGSGVKGAAVDLATGELVHERIKIATPNPSTPQAVAAAAAEVVAEANWDGPVGITLPAVVLDGVTRTAANIDKAWIGTDARALFSAALGGRPVTVLNDADAAGMAEDTYGAAKDYAGMVLLLTFGTGIGSALIHQGALVPNTELGHLEIGGMETEHRAAASVKDRLGLSFEQWAAEVSTVLIGLENLFWPNVIVAGGGISRDADLWIPLLTNRTQVVPAHLRNTAGIVGAAMAIEAGLVP; encoded by the coding sequence ATGTCCGTTCGGGGGCACGCGTTCGGAATCGATATCGGGGGCAGCGGTGTCAAGGGCGCCGCGGTGGATCTGGCCACAGGCGAGTTGGTGCACGAACGGATCAAGATCGCGACACCTAATCCCTCGACACCGCAGGCGGTGGCCGCGGCCGCGGCCGAGGTGGTCGCCGAGGCGAACTGGGACGGGCCGGTCGGGATCACGCTCCCGGCGGTCGTCCTGGACGGCGTCACCCGCACGGCGGCGAACATCGACAAGGCCTGGATCGGCACCGACGCCCGCGCGCTGTTCTCCGCGGCACTCGGCGGCCGCCCGGTGACCGTGCTGAACGACGCCGACGCCGCGGGCATGGCCGAGGACACCTACGGCGCGGCAAAGGATTACGCGGGCATGGTGCTGCTGCTGACCTTCGGCACCGGCATCGGCTCGGCCCTGATCCATCAGGGCGCGCTGGTGCCCAACACCGAGCTCGGGCACCTCGAGATCGGCGGTATGGAAACCGAGCACCGGGCCGCCGCGTCGGTGAAGGACCGGCTGGGGCTGAGTTTCGAACAGTGGGCGGCGGAGGTCTCCACCGTGCTGATCGGGCTGGAGAATCTTTTCTGGCCGAATGTCATCGTCGCCGGCGGCGGTATCAGCCGGGACGCCGATCTCTGGATTCCCTTGCTCACCAACCGAACTCAGGTCGTACCCGCGCATCTGAGAAACACCGCGGGGATCGTCGGCGCGGCCATGGCGATCGAAGCGGGGTTGGTGCCCTGA
- a CDS encoding rhomboid-like protein, which produces MVTSTADDGRYHAPWTRTVDPRAELRAAWTWLRSPRLLYRIYPALRAHPAHAPASTAYAFTLFVTWWTLRGLGPVEERRLILSASTNLYNMQHNPVQVLVASAFWTEGGFPWLIIAQFLIVMAYAERWLGSGRWILLFATGHIGATLLTVYGISRAIDDKLIPLRVAIAPDVGTSYGFFAVLAAMAFRFRGVVRPAWAALVLGSLVAACVTHRSFTAYGHLCAGLIGLLAGAAATMFWGRIEQRRARTG; this is translated from the coding sequence GTGGTTACCTCCACCGCGGACGACGGTCGCTACCACGCACCGTGGACCCGGACCGTCGATCCGCGTGCCGAACTCCGCGCGGCGTGGACGTGGTTGCGGAGTCCGCGTCTGCTGTACCGGATCTATCCGGCCCTGCGTGCGCATCCGGCCCACGCCCCGGCCAGCACCGCGTACGCCTTCACGCTGTTCGTCACGTGGTGGACGCTGCGTGGGCTCGGCCCCGTCGAGGAGCGCCGGCTGATCCTGTCCGCCTCCACCAATCTATACAACATGCAGCACAATCCGGTGCAGGTGCTGGTCGCCTCGGCGTTCTGGACCGAGGGCGGATTTCCGTGGCTGATCATCGCTCAATTCCTGATCGTGATGGCCTACGCCGAACGCTGGCTGGGCTCCGGACGCTGGATCCTGTTGTTCGCCACCGGTCACATCGGGGCGACATTGCTCACCGTCTACGGCATCTCACGCGCCATCGATGACAAGTTGATTCCGTTGCGGGTCGCGATCGCTCCCGATGTCGGTACCAGCTATGGGTTCTTCGCGGTGCTTGCCGCGATGGCGTTCCGGTTTCGCGGCGTCGTGCGACCGGCGTGGGCGGCGCTGGTGCTCGGGAGCCTCGTCGCCGCCTGCGTCACGCATCGGAGCTTCACCGCCTACGGCCACCTCTGCGCGGGCCTGATCGGGTTGCTCGCCGGCGCGGCCGCGACCATGTTCTGGGGACGGATCGAACAGCGGCGAGCCAGGACGGGTTAA
- a CDS encoding DUF4193 domain-containing protein: protein MATDYDAPRRTETDDVSEDSLEELKARRNEAQSAVVDIDESDTAESFELPGADLSEEVLTVRVIPKQADEFTCSSCFLVHHRSRLAEESGGQLICMDCAA from the coding sequence ATGGCAACCGACTATGACGCACCGAGGCGTACCGAAACCGACGATGTGTCGGAAGATTCGCTGGAGGAGCTGAAGGCTCGTCGCAACGAGGCACAGTCCGCCGTCGTGGATATCGACGAATCCGATACCGCGGAGTCGTTCGAGCTTCCCGGCGCGGACCTGTCCGAGGAAGTCCTGACCGTTCGGGTCATTCCGAAGCAGGCGGACGAGTTCACCTGTTCCAGCTGTTTCCTGGTACACCACCGGAGCAGGCTGGCGGAGGAGAGTGGCGGGCAGTTGATCTGCATGGATTGCGCCGCCTGA
- a CDS encoding MHYT domain-containing protein, translated as MGGVLVLDIYHFSYGWITPLMAYVMSVIGSLLGLQCAVRARRQGQAGAGWLFAAALAIGGTGIWVMHFIAMLGFSIEGAEIRYDVLLTLFSALTAVVVVGIGLFIVIRPQPTVFALLSGGAITGIGVGTMHYTGMYAMKSNAHIRYELPIVGVSMLIAVVAATVALWFTLRVKGVGATVAAAMIMGVAVCGMHYTGMASMRAHHTGHTATPAGAEPGQLLAPLLVVISIATMLLLISVSLTTVEDSIVDLPRLRRAARRLETRAAITPIEPAPVGLKPQRPQPNRKPYEPSPAEITNSYWPPQPGTTTGQWPALARDETDRPRITESHNTRKALARADRQRLLANAAGIEDEPVEHESSEVGYELPREPGDRWLRWQNLS; from the coding sequence GTGGGTGGGGTGCTCGTGCTCGATATTTACCACTTCAGCTACGGGTGGATCACTCCCCTCATGGCTTACGTCATGTCTGTCATCGGGTCACTGCTCGGCCTGCAGTGCGCGGTTCGCGCGCGCCGGCAAGGACAGGCCGGCGCCGGATGGCTGTTCGCCGCCGCGCTCGCCATCGGCGGCACCGGCATCTGGGTCATGCACTTCATCGCCATGCTGGGCTTTTCGATCGAGGGCGCGGAGATCCGCTACGACGTCCTGCTCACCCTGTTCAGCGCGCTGACCGCCGTCGTGGTGGTGGGGATCGGGTTGTTCATCGTCATCCGGCCGCAACCGACGGTGTTCGCGCTGCTCTCCGGCGGCGCGATCACCGGCATCGGCGTCGGCACCATGCATTACACGGGGATGTACGCGATGAAGTCGAACGCGCACATTCGCTACGAGTTGCCGATCGTCGGGGTGTCGATGCTGATCGCGGTGGTCGCGGCGACCGTGGCGCTGTGGTTCACCTTGCGCGTCAAAGGCGTCGGCGCGACGGTAGCCGCGGCGATGATCATGGGTGTGGCGGTATGCGGGATGCACTACACCGGCATGGCCTCGATGCGCGCGCACCACACCGGCCACACCGCGACACCGGCCGGCGCGGAGCCCGGGCAACTGCTGGCTCCGCTGCTGGTGGTGATCAGCATCGCCACCATGCTGCTGCTGATCAGCGTCAGCTTGACCACGGTCGAGGACAGCATCGTCGACCTGCCGCGGCTGCGACGGGCCGCGCGCCGGCTCGAGACGCGCGCGGCGATCACGCCCATCGAGCCGGCTCCGGTCGGCCTGAAACCCCAACGGCCACAACCGAACCGCAAACCCTACGAGCCTTCGCCCGCGGAAATCACCAACTCCTACTGGCCGCCACAGCCCGGCACCACGACCGGCCAGTGGCCCGCGCTCGCGCGCGACGAGACGGACCGCCCCCGCATCACCGAGTCACACAACACCCGCAAGGCCCTGGCCCGAGCCGACCGGCAACGCCTGCTGGCCAACGCCGCCGGCATCGAGGACGAGCCGGTCGAGCACGAGTCGTCCGAGGTGGGCTACGAACTCCCCCGCGAGCCGGGCGACCGATGGCTGCGGTGGCAGAACCTGTCGTAG
- a CDS encoding inositol monophosphatase family protein has product MDDVPETTSSSARSATLPPEEVAELRRIAVDLAETAAAHVRTRRPEVFGPAGAQADDAVQAKGHPTDPVTVVDTETEDLIRTLLAEQRPGDPILGEEGGGALAAADDVVTWVVDPIDGTVNFLYGLPGYAVSVAAMRGGRSIAGAVVDVARAATYSAGVGLGAMRVDGDGVVEHLRCNPVDTLSMSLVATGFAYGAHRRARQAQLVAQLLPRVRDIRRLGAAALDLCHVAAGQVDAYYEHGLNAWDFAAGALIASEAGALLALPPATVPGSAGDLVVAAAPGIAEELGKLLTDIGATDSLPDQ; this is encoded by the coding sequence ATGGACGACGTGCCCGAAACCACGAGCTCCTCTGCCCGCTCCGCCACCCTGCCACCCGAAGAAGTAGCCGAGCTGCGCCGCATCGCGGTCGATCTCGCCGAGACCGCCGCCGCCCATGTACGCACTCGCCGTCCGGAGGTGTTCGGCCCGGCCGGCGCCCAGGCCGACGACGCCGTCCAGGCCAAGGGGCATCCCACCGACCCGGTGACGGTGGTCGACACCGAAACCGAGGACCTGATCCGCACGCTGCTGGCCGAACAGCGCCCCGGCGACCCGATCCTCGGCGAGGAGGGCGGTGGCGCCCTGGCCGCCGCCGACGACGTGGTGACCTGGGTGGTCGACCCGATCGACGGCACCGTCAACTTCCTCTACGGCCTGCCCGGTTACGCGGTGTCGGTGGCCGCGATGCGCGGCGGCCGCTCCATCGCGGGCGCGGTCGTCGATGTCGCGCGGGCGGCGACCTACAGCGCCGGCGTCGGGCTCGGCGCGATGCGGGTGGACGGCGACGGCGTCGTGGAACACCTGCGCTGCAACCCGGTGGACACGCTGTCGATGTCGTTGGTGGCCACCGGGTTCGCCTACGGCGCGCATCGGCGGGCCCGGCAGGCCCAGCTGGTCGCCCAGCTGCTGCCGCGGGTCCGCGACATCCGACGGTTGGGCGCGGCCGCCCTGGACCTGTGCCATGTCGCCGCGGGACAGGTCGACGCGTACTACGAACACGGTTTGAACGCCTGGGATTTCGCGGCCGGTGCGCTGATCGCGTCGGAAGCCGGTGCGCTGCTGGCGCTTCCGCCCGCGACCGTGCCCGGGTCGGCGGGCGACCTGGTGGTCGCCGCCGCACCCGGGATCGCGGAGGAACTCGGGAAGCTGCTCACGGATATCGGTGCGACGGACTCGCTGCCGGATCAGTAG
- a CDS encoding cation:proton antiporter regulatory subunit, producing the protein MNIDVTALPGIGVRKDFQARSGRRIGVVDHRDGGIDLIVSKLSDPDACAAQVPLSTDEAAVLANLLGAPQLVAQLQEDHRDLPGITTRQIPLEAESPYAGRTLGETGMRTRTKVSIVAVMRGGQLHPSPGPDFPFTPGDVLVVVGTPEGLDAAAKILVHG; encoded by the coding sequence GTGAACATCGATGTCACCGCCCTCCCGGGTATCGGGGTACGCAAGGATTTTCAGGCGCGCTCCGGCCGCCGCATCGGGGTGGTCGACCACCGGGACGGCGGCATCGATCTGATCGTCTCCAAACTGTCCGACCCGGACGCGTGCGCGGCGCAGGTCCCGCTGAGCACCGACGAGGCCGCCGTCCTGGCCAATCTGCTCGGTGCCCCGCAACTGGTGGCGCAGTTGCAGGAAGATCATCGAGACCTGCCCGGCATCACCACCCGGCAGATTCCGCTGGAAGCGGAGTCGCCGTACGCGGGCCGCACCCTGGGCGAGACCGGAATGCGCACCCGCACCAAGGTGTCCATCGTGGCGGTGATGCGCGGCGGGCAGCTCCATCCCTCGCCGGGGCCGGATTTCCCGTTCACGCCCGGCGATGTGCTCGTGGTCGTCGGCACCCCCGAAGGCCTGGACGCGGCCGCGAAGATTCTCGTCCACGGGTGA
- a CDS encoding cation:proton antiporter, whose translation MTTTALALVELGAVLFALGMLGRVAVHFGMSPIPLYLLGGLVFGHGGVIELETAVEFGHVAGEIGVVLLLLLLGLEYTAAELVTGMRRSWAAGLVDLVANATPGVLVALLLGWGAIGAVTLGGVTYISSSGIIAKVLDDLGRLGNRETPVILSILVFEDLAMAVYLPILTTMLAGLSLFAGMKALAVALVTVTVVLVVALRYGRHVSALVESPDNEIFLLKLLGAALLVAGAASSLNVSAAVGAFLLGIAISGSTAQDAAKLLEPLRDLFAAMFFVAFGLSTDPTAIPPVLGWAIALALTTTATKVATGWWAASRQGIARMGRARAGAALVARGEFSIVIAGLAVGMAAVDKELAALASAYVLLMAVLGPVAARVVEPVVTFATQRIYPAPG comes from the coding sequence GTGACCACTACCGCGCTCGCGCTGGTAGAACTCGGAGCGGTGCTGTTCGCCCTGGGCATGCTGGGGCGGGTCGCGGTGCACTTCGGAATGTCACCGATCCCGCTGTATCTGCTCGGCGGACTGGTGTTCGGGCACGGTGGTGTCATCGAACTGGAGACCGCCGTCGAATTCGGCCATGTAGCAGGCGAAATCGGTGTGGTACTGCTGTTGCTGCTGCTCGGTCTGGAGTACACCGCCGCCGAACTGGTGACCGGGATGCGCCGATCCTGGGCCGCGGGCCTGGTCGACCTCGTCGCCAACGCCACGCCCGGCGTGCTGGTCGCGTTGCTGCTCGGCTGGGGTGCGATCGGCGCGGTCACCCTGGGCGGCGTCACCTACATCTCCTCCTCCGGCATCATCGCGAAGGTGCTCGACGACCTCGGTCGCCTCGGTAACCGGGAGACGCCGGTGATTTTGTCGATCCTGGTGTTCGAGGATCTGGCGATGGCGGTCTATCTGCCGATCCTCACCACCATGCTCGCGGGCCTGAGCCTGTTCGCCGGGATGAAAGCGCTCGCCGTCGCTCTGGTGACGGTGACGGTGGTGCTCGTGGTCGCGCTGCGCTACGGGCGCCACGTCTCGGCCCTGGTGGAAAGCCCCGACAACGAGATCTTCCTGTTGAAGTTGCTCGGCGCTGCGCTGTTGGTAGCGGGTGCCGCTTCCTCGCTGAATGTCTCCGCGGCGGTCGGCGCGTTTCTGCTGGGCATCGCGATCTCCGGATCCACCGCGCAGGACGCCGCGAAACTCCTGGAGCCGCTGCGGGATCTGTTCGCCGCCATGTTCTTCGTCGCCTTCGGATTGAGCACCGACCCCACCGCGATACCGCCCGTGCTGGGCTGGGCGATCGCGCTGGCGTTGACCACCACGGCGACGAAGGTGGCCACGGGCTGGTGGGCGGCGAGCCGGCAGGGTATCGCCCGGATGGGCCGGGCCCGCGCGGGGGCCGCGCTGGTCGCGCGCGGTGAATTCTCCATTGTGATCGCGGGTTTGGCGGTCGGGATGGCCGCCGTCGACAAGGAGCTGGCCGCGCTCGCCTCGGCCTATGTGCTGCTGATGGCGGTGCTCGGTCCGGTGGCGGCGCGGGTGGTCGAACCTGTCGTCACGTTCGCGACGCAGCGGATATATCCAGCGCCGGGTTAA
- the cei gene encoding envelope integrity protein Cei, whose translation MVSLITEGSPTDPQGRPWVRRRPRPWLILLGVMTLICAIVWIKALTTADNSGSAMACNSPSPATGNSTAPAAPLGQRVAASRLQDVEPAGLAASKVRVLNASSQRGQANHIASQLGDLGFASAPGTQAGNDPVYVNGDLECTGQIRFGVKGRPAAASVQLVAPCAELIEDQRTDDTVDLVLGSLFGSDLQPGTDAEEVLRSLKNPVPGSSIDPKLLNAARSARC comes from the coding sequence GTGGTTTCACTGATCACCGAAGGCAGCCCCACCGATCCCCAGGGTCGGCCCTGGGTCCGACGGCGCCCCCGGCCCTGGCTCATCCTGCTCGGCGTCATGACGCTGATCTGCGCGATTGTGTGGATCAAGGCGTTGACGACGGCAGACAACAGCGGCAGCGCGATGGCGTGCAACTCGCCGAGCCCCGCCACCGGCAACAGCACGGCTCCCGCCGCGCCGCTGGGGCAGCGCGTCGCGGCGTCCAGACTGCAGGACGTGGAACCGGCGGGCTTGGCGGCCAGCAAGGTGCGGGTGCTGAACGCGAGCAGCCAGCGTGGCCAGGCCAACCACATCGCCTCCCAGCTCGGAGACCTCGGTTTCGCGAGCGCGCCGGGGACCCAGGCCGGCAACGATCCGGTCTATGTGAACGGTGACCTGGAATGCACCGGTCAGATCCGCTTCGGCGTGAAGGGCCGCCCGGCGGCCGCGTCGGTGCAGCTGGTCGCGCCCTGCGCCGAGCTGATCGAGGACCAGCGCACCGACGACACCGTCGACCTGGTACTCGGCTCGCTGTTCGGCAGCGATCTGCAGCCGGGCACCGACGCCGAGGAGGTGTTGCGGTCACTGAAGAACCCGGTGCCGGGCAGCTCCATCGACCCGAAGCTGCTCAACGCCGCGCGCTCGGCCAGGTGCTGA
- a CDS encoding GAP family protein, whose amino-acid sequence MILIPALIGLALVDSTSIGTLVLPIWLLMSPERPPARRLLTYLAAITVFYFAVGVALLTVVGSALDRFADLARSPIVLVPQLILGIALFAVSWRFDSKKRRERGEPDRTAAWRTRALNSQSSGTGLAVLAVSAGTLELFSMLPYLAAIGLLISSDLPTVTSIGLLAGYCLIMVTPALALMGARKLLHARIEPLLARIDAFLSRHADSATGWALAIAGILLVRGAVPGLFGN is encoded by the coding sequence GTGATACTGATACCGGCCCTGATCGGATTGGCGCTGGTGGACTCCACCAGCATAGGCACCCTGGTTCTGCCGATCTGGCTACTGATGTCCCCGGAGCGGCCGCCGGCACGCCGGCTGCTGACCTACCTGGCGGCCATCACCGTGTTCTACTTCGCCGTCGGCGTGGCGCTGCTGACCGTGGTCGGCTCCGCCCTCGACCGGTTCGCCGACCTGGCTCGCAGCCCGATAGTGCTGGTGCCGCAACTGATTCTCGGCATCGCTTTGTTCGCGGTGTCCTGGCGCTTCGACTCCAAGAAACGGCGGGAACGCGGCGAACCGGACCGCACCGCCGCCTGGCGCACCCGGGCGCTGAACTCGCAGTCGTCGGGGACCGGTTTGGCGGTCCTCGCGGTCAGCGCGGGCACGCTGGAACTGTTTTCGATGCTGCCGTACCTGGCCGCGATCGGCCTGCTGATCTCCAGCGACCTGCCCACGGTCACCTCGATCGGGCTGCTCGCCGGCTACTGCCTGATCATGGTCACCCCAGCGCTGGCGTTGATGGGCGCGCGAAAGCTGTTGCACGCGCGGATAGAACCGCTGCTGGCGCGCATCGACGCGTTCCTGTCCCGGCACGCCGACAGCGCGACCGGCTGGGCACTGGCGATCGCGGGCATCCTGCTGGTGCGCGGCGCCGTTCCCGGGCTGTTCGGAAATTGA
- a CDS encoding RNA polymerase sigma factor gives MVATTRQTADSAEADSADVTEARPVKKAAAKKAPAKKAAAKKAPAKKAAAKKAPAKKGAKKATGAEGEPGTDEAVEDESLDIEDLEDLEVSEDDLTEDAEELVADAAEETTEAEEPTAADKASGDFVWDEEESEALRQARKDAELTASADSVRAYLKQIGKVALLNAEEEVELAKRIEAGLYAAEKMREWAEAGEKLPVATRRDFNWIIRDGNRAKNHLLEANLRLVVSLAKRYTGRGMAFLDLIQEGNLGLIRAVEKFDYTKGYKFSTYATWWIRQAITRAMADQARTIRIPVHMVEVINKLGRIQRELLQDLGREPTPEELAKEMDITPEKVLEIQQYAREPISLDQTIGDEGDSQLGDFIEDSEAVVAVDAVSFTLLQDQLQSVLETLSEREAGVVRLRFGLTDGQPRTLDEIGQVYGVTRERIRQIESKTMSKLRHPSRSQVLRDYLD, from the coding sequence GTGGTAGCCACGACCCGTCAGACCGCCGACTCGGCCGAGGCCGACTCCGCAGATGTAACCGAAGCACGGCCGGTCAAGAAGGCTGCCGCCAAGAAGGCTCCGGCCAAGAAGGCTGCGGCGAAGAAGGCCCCCGCCAAGAAGGCCGCCGCCAAGAAGGCTCCGGCGAAGAAGGGGGCCAAGAAGGCCACCGGGGCCGAGGGTGAACCCGGCACCGACGAGGCCGTCGAAGACGAGTCGCTCGATATCGAAGACCTCGAGGATCTCGAAGTCTCCGAGGACGACCTCACCGAGGACGCCGAGGAACTGGTCGCCGACGCCGCCGAGGAAACCACCGAGGCCGAGGAGCCCACCGCGGCCGACAAGGCCTCCGGCGATTTCGTCTGGGACGAAGAGGAATCCGAGGCGCTGCGCCAGGCCCGCAAGGATGCCGAGCTCACCGCCTCCGCCGACTCGGTGCGCGCCTACCTCAAGCAGATCGGCAAGGTCGCGCTGCTCAACGCCGAGGAGGAGGTCGAGCTCGCCAAGCGGATCGAGGCCGGTCTGTACGCGGCGGAGAAGATGCGCGAGTGGGCCGAGGCGGGCGAGAAGCTGCCCGTGGCCACCCGCCGCGACTTCAACTGGATCATCCGCGACGGCAACCGCGCCAAGAACCACCTGCTCGAGGCCAACCTCCGACTGGTCGTCTCGCTGGCCAAGCGCTACACCGGCCGCGGTATGGCGTTCCTGGACTTGATCCAGGAGGGCAACCTCGGTCTGATCCGCGCGGTCGAGAAGTTCGATTACACCAAGGGCTACAAGTTCTCCACGTATGCCACCTGGTGGATCCGGCAGGCCATCACCCGCGCCATGGCCGACCAGGCTCGCACCATCCGTATCCCGGTGCACATGGTCGAGGTCATCAACAAGCTCGGTCGCATCCAGCGCGAGCTGCTCCAGGATCTGGGCCGTGAGCCCACGCCGGAGGAGCTGGCCAAGGAAATGGACATCACGCCGGAGAAGGTGCTGGAGATCCAGCAGTACGCGCGTGAGCCCATCTCGCTGGACCAGACCATCGGCGACGAGGGCGACAGCCAGCTCGGCGACTTCATCGAGGATTCCGAAGCCGTCGTCGCGGTGGACGCGGTGAGCTTCACCCTGCTGCAGGATCAGCTGCAGTCGGTGCTGGAGACGCTGTCCGAGCGTGAGGCGGGCGTGGTCCGGTTGCGCTTCGGCCTCACCGACGGTCAGCCGCGCACCCTGGACGAGATCGGTCAGGTCTACGGCGTCACTCGTGAGCGCATCCGCCAGATCGAGTCCAAGACCATGAGCAAGTTGCGCCATCCCAGCCGGTCGCAGGTGCTGCGCGACTACCTGGATTAG
- a CDS encoding sensor histidine kinase: protein MRQWHALSSTTQDVLIALFLFTISVVLYLSGLYPMAGASTQVALPLRFAILAVLCCASLFRRRLPGTALAVGVLPLVADTLLGSTLPVWLVYSDLIYAAVLYGSRAVSRGTAAVSAAGTLVIGVAVWIGVGDWRAFAVAIAASFAFVGTPVWWAFQVRQHKEIAAAEHTRAQAMALVAELDRRAAIADERKTMARDLHDVIAGHLSAIAIQSEAALGVLGKSDRDPKVAGIIASIRSNSVSALQEMRTMIGLLRDDGADEDVAAPRKLAQLPILIDAARAAGISVRVQDSLNGTPLPSAVDQAAYRIVQEALTNAMKHAPGQPVDIDVRAQEASLVVTVRNPTSVRRAGEPVDTTARRGLMNMRERAAALGGSFTAEPSDGHWEVRALLPLSVI, encoded by the coding sequence GTGAGACAGTGGCACGCGTTGTCCTCGACGACTCAGGACGTGCTGATCGCGCTGTTCCTGTTCACCATCAGCGTGGTGCTGTACCTGTCCGGGTTGTATCCGATGGCCGGGGCCAGCACCCAGGTCGCACTCCCCCTGCGGTTCGCCATTCTCGCGGTGCTGTGCTGCGCGTCGCTGTTCCGGCGGCGACTTCCCGGCACCGCGCTCGCGGTCGGTGTCCTCCCCCTGGTGGCCGACACATTGCTGGGCTCGACCCTGCCGGTCTGGCTGGTGTATTCCGACCTGATCTACGCCGCGGTGCTGTACGGCTCCCGCGCGGTGTCCCGCGGTACCGCCGCGGTCAGTGCGGCCGGGACGCTGGTGATCGGGGTGGCGGTGTGGATCGGCGTCGGCGACTGGCGAGCTTTCGCTGTCGCCATCGCCGCGTCGTTCGCCTTCGTCGGGACGCCCGTGTGGTGGGCGTTCCAGGTACGCCAGCACAAGGAGATAGCGGCCGCCGAGCACACCCGCGCCCAAGCCATGGCGCTGGTCGCCGAACTGGACCGGCGTGCCGCGATCGCCGACGAACGCAAAACCATGGCCCGCGATCTGCACGACGTCATCGCCGGGCACCTCTCGGCCATCGCCATCCAGTCCGAAGCCGCCCTGGGCGTCCTCGGCAAGAGCGACCGCGATCCGAAGGTCGCCGGGATCATCGCCTCGATCCGCTCCAACAGCGTCAGCGCGCTCCAGGAAATGCGGACCATGATCGGCCTGCTGCGCGACGACGGCGCCGACGAGGACGTCGCCGCGCCCCGTAAACTCGCTCAGCTGCCCATCCTGATCGACGCCGCCCGCGCCGCCGGAATCAGTGTGCGCGTTCAGGATTCGCTGAACGGGACGCCGCTGCCCAGCGCGGTCGACCAGGCCGCCTACCGCATCGTCCAGGAGGCGCTGACCAACGCGATGAAACACGCTCCCGGCCAGCCCGTCGACATCGACGTGCGTGCCCAGGAAGCGAGTCTCGTTGTCACCGTGCGCAATCCGACCTCGGTCCGCCGGGCCGGGGAACCGGTCGACACCACGGCGCGGCGCGGCCTGATGAACATGCGCGAACGCGCGGCCGCCCTGGGCGGCAGCTTCACCGCCGAGCCGTCGGACGGCCACTGGGAAGTCCGTGCGCTACTGCCGCTTTCGGTGATCTGA
- the dut gene encoding dUTP diphosphatase has product MSALSPIPLLRLDSGIPMPVRAHHGDAGVDLCTTQDVILEPGERALVGTGIAVALPVGTVGLIHPRSGLAAKAGLSVVNTPGTVDAGYRGEIKVCLINHDPRTPIELRRGDRIAQLLVQRVELVDFVEVDTLDETARGAGGYGSSGGHAILADAGKEA; this is encoded by the coding sequence ATGAGCGCACTTTCACCTATCCCGTTGCTGCGGCTCGATTCCGGCATCCCCATGCCCGTGCGCGCCCATCATGGTGACGCCGGCGTGGATTTGTGCACTACCCAGGACGTCATTTTGGAGCCGGGGGAGCGAGCGCTGGTCGGTACCGGCATCGCCGTCGCACTGCCGGTCGGCACCGTCGGCCTGATCCATCCGCGATCGGGATTGGCTGCCAAAGCCGGGCTCTCGGTGGTCAACACTCCCGGCACCGTCGACGCGGGGTACCGGGGTGAGATCAAGGTGTGCCTGATCAATCATGACCCGCGCACACCCATCGAACTGCGCCGCGGCGACCGGATCGCGCAGCTGCTGGTGCAGCGGGTGGAACTGGTCGATTTCGTCGAGGTGGACACGCTCGACGAGACGGCGCGTGGTGCGGGCGGGTACGGGTCGAGCGGAGGCCACGCGATCCTGGCCGACGCTGGCAAGGAGGCGTGA